A genomic window from Natronorubrum aibiense includes:
- a CDS encoding glycoside hydrolase 5 family protein: MHERKSNRWSTEAVWDWYDEQGWPVGCNYVPSTAVNPTEMWQAATFDPETIDRELGWASSLGMNSVRVFLQYLVWEDDPDGLVDRMDEFLSIADRHGLSTMFVFFDDVAFSGDEPYLGPQDEPLPETHNSQWTPSPGHDRVRNRGDWPDLEQYVRSIIDTFAADDRIICWDLYNEPGNSDMYPDSIPLVRESFAWARNAAPTQPVTVGCNWNPEMTELNEVANELSDVISFHDYNDLEITRDRVDELTELGRPLLCTEWLARSRDNFVETHLPYYREQGIGCYTWGLVNGKIQTHLPWRTAQVSIAEATKETETPDVWFHDLFHTDGTPYIETEIETFRDVTRQASEQRIGK; this comes from the coding sequence ATGCACGAACGCAAATCGAACCGATGGAGTACGGAAGCAGTATGGGACTGGTACGACGAACAGGGCTGGCCGGTTGGCTGCAACTACGTCCCGAGTACGGCAGTGAATCCAACCGAAATGTGGCAGGCGGCGACGTTCGATCCCGAGACGATCGATCGAGAACTCGGCTGGGCTAGCTCGCTCGGCATGAACTCGGTCCGCGTCTTCCTGCAGTATCTCGTCTGGGAGGACGACCCCGACGGGCTGGTCGACCGGATGGACGAGTTCCTGTCGATTGCCGACCGACACGGTCTCTCGACGATGTTCGTCTTCTTCGACGACGTCGCGTTCTCGGGCGACGAGCCGTATCTCGGCCCGCAGGACGAGCCCCTCCCGGAAACGCACAACAGTCAGTGGACGCCGAGCCCCGGACACGACCGCGTCCGGAATCGAGGCGACTGGCCGGACCTCGAGCAGTACGTTCGTTCGATCATCGACACCTTCGCAGCGGACGACCGCATCATCTGCTGGGATCTGTACAACGAGCCGGGGAACAGCGATATGTATCCCGACAGTATCCCGCTCGTCCGGGAATCGTTCGCGTGGGCGCGCAACGCGGCGCCAACGCAGCCGGTGACCGTGGGGTGTAACTGGAATCCCGAGATGACCGAGTTGAACGAGGTCGCAAACGAACTGTCGGACGTGATCTCGTTCCACGATTACAACGACCTCGAGATCACGCGAGACCGGGTCGACGAGTTAACGGAACTCGGCCGACCACTGCTGTGTACCGAGTGGCTCGCTCGCTCGCGAGACAACTTCGTCGAGACGCACCTCCCGTACTATCGGGAGCAGGGGATCGGCTGTTATACGTGGGGACTGGTCAACGGGAAGATACAGACGCATCTCCCGTGGCGAACGGCCCAGGTCTCGATCGCCGAGGCGACTAAAGAAACGGAAACCCCGGACGTGTGGTTCCACGACCTCTTCCACACCGACGGGACGCCCTACATCGAGACAGAGATCGAAACCTTCCGTGACGTGACCAGACAAGCGTCGGAACAACGGATAGGGAAATAA
- the gfo6 gene encoding D-xylose 1-dehydrogenase Gfo6 encodes MTNKTEPTVGLGRTLEGYEYRDWETDPDGTVRVALIGIGWWTSEMVIPAISDLEHCEATVAVSSSTEKAQGVVDDVESVEHGLTYDEFHDGEVADAYDAVYICTPNAYHLEYAETAADLGKAVFCEKPMEATAERAAAMVDACEEADVPLLVGYRMQTEPLVRYARELIRAGVIGEPVSAIGNNSQTLLDIFDDPTQWRLDPELTGYGTSVMDLGIYPINTVRFLLEADPVSAQATMTSSHDAFEDVPDERSAFTVAFDDGTILTATSSQNAHASTSLRIVGTEGELLLEPAFHMETELRIESGGDTITLEFEQVDQMSEVFAYFADRVLSGDEIEPDGVHGLVDMEALRAIYEAGETGETIELDVESYL; translated from the coding sequence ATGACGAATAAAACCGAACCGACTGTCGGGCTGGGACGGACACTCGAGGGATACGAGTACCGCGATTGGGAGACCGATCCCGATGGCACGGTCAGGGTCGCGCTGATCGGGATTGGCTGGTGGACCTCAGAGATGGTGATTCCTGCCATTTCGGATCTCGAGCATTGCGAGGCGACTGTCGCCGTCAGCAGTTCAACCGAGAAGGCGCAGGGAGTCGTCGACGACGTCGAGAGTGTCGAACACGGTCTCACCTACGACGAGTTCCACGACGGCGAGGTCGCCGACGCCTACGACGCCGTCTACATCTGTACGCCGAACGCCTACCACCTCGAGTACGCCGAGACAGCCGCTGACCTCGGGAAGGCAGTGTTCTGTGAGAAGCCAATGGAGGCGACCGCCGAGCGCGCGGCAGCGATGGTTGACGCCTGCGAGGAAGCCGACGTTCCCTTGCTCGTCGGCTACCGGATGCAGACCGAACCGCTCGTCCGCTACGCCCGCGAGTTGATCCGGGCAGGTGTAATAGGCGAGCCAGTTTCCGCTATCGGAAACAACTCCCAGACCCTCCTCGACATCTTTGACGATCCGACCCAGTGGCGGCTCGATCCGGAGCTAACGGGATACGGAACCTCCGTCATGGATCTCGGCATCTATCCCATCAACACCGTCCGCTTCCTGCTCGAGGCCGACCCCGTCTCGGCACAGGCGACGATGACCTCGAGCCACGACGCCTTCGAGGACGTCCCCGACGAACGGTCCGCGTTCACCGTCGCCTTCGACGATGGAACGATCCTGACGGCGACCTCGAGCCAGAACGCCCACGCGTCGACGAGTCTTCGAATCGTCGGCACCGAAGGGGAGTTGCTCCTCGAGCCGGCGTTCCACATGGAGACCGAACTGCGGATCGAAAGCGGCGGAGACACGATTACGCTCGAGTTCGAGCAGGTCGACCAGATGAGCGAGGTGTTCGCCTACTTCGCCGATCGAGTCCTCTCTGGGGACGAAATCGAGCCGGACGGCGTCCACGGCCTGGTCGATATGGAGGCACTTCGGGCGATCTACGAGGCGGGCGAAACCGGTGAGACGATCGAACTCGACGTCGAGAGTTACCTGTAG
- a CDS encoding IclR family transcriptional regulator: MKSVQKLFRIIEALERHERMGVTELARETGIAKSSVYKYLDTLQHLGFVTKTETSYALSLRWYEIGRGIRERRDVFQVARSELDRLARQTGETVSLVVEEDGDAVYLLQVSERERPAAPVEEGGRIPMPISVGGKAILSYRPIEEVEVLLAQHELTDRTDQLISELQTLRNQRMVIERESPSDGTFSAGTFMGHRHVVGHDEPYQNLHSIAVPIRNADSYAVAAIEVSGSKESLYGRRLEDEIARLLVNASKSIETVLLSQ, from the coding sequence GTGAAGTCGGTCCAGAAGCTGTTTCGGATCATCGAAGCGCTGGAACGACACGAGCGGATGGGTGTGACGGAACTGGCCAGAGAGACTGGGATTGCCAAGAGTTCGGTCTACAAGTATCTCGATACGCTTCAGCACCTCGGTTTTGTCACGAAAACTGAAACCTCGTACGCCCTCTCGCTTCGGTGGTACGAGATCGGACGAGGCATCCGCGAGCGACGCGACGTCTTTCAGGTCGCGCGATCGGAACTCGATCGACTCGCCCGACAAACCGGGGAAACGGTCTCGCTCGTCGTCGAGGAGGACGGAGATGCTGTCTATCTCTTACAGGTGAGCGAACGGGAACGACCCGCCGCCCCCGTCGAAGAAGGAGGCCGAATCCCCATGCCGATCTCCGTCGGCGGAAAGGCGATCCTCTCGTACCGGCCGATCGAGGAAGTCGAGGTGCTGCTCGCCCAGCACGAGTTGACCGACCGCACGGACCAGCTCATCTCGGAACTGCAGACCCTTCGGAATCAACGGATGGTCATCGAACGCGAGAGTCCCAGTGACGGGACGTTCAGTGCGGGGACGTTTATGGGTCACCGCCACGTCGTCGGACACGATGAACCGTATCAGAACCTTCACAGCATCGCCGTCCCAATCAGAAATGCCGATAGCTACGCTGTCGCTGCAATCGAAGTCAGCGGTTCGAAGGAGAGTCTGTACGGTCGACGCCTCGAGGACGAGATTGCGAGGCTCCTCGTCAATGCGAGTAAGTCGATCGAAACTGTGCTGTTGAGTCAGTAG
- the dgoD gene encoding galactonate dehydratase: MHITDYELFEVPPRWLFLKVTTSDGTVGWGEPVVEGRAKTVKAAVEELIDTYLLGKDPSRIEDHWQTMYRGGFYRGGPILMSAIAGIDQALWDIKGKTLGAPVYELLGGAARDRLRVYQWVGGDEPSDVAAQAREKVDAGFTALKMNGTPAIERLDNPAAVDAAATRMREVREAVGPDVDVGVDFHGRVSKPMAKRLVAALEPYEPFFIEEPVLSEQLDDLEEIAQHTTTPIATGERMYSRWDFKSILEDGHVDLIQPDLSHAGGITEVNKIAAMAEAYDVAMAPHCPLGPIALASCIQVDACSPNAIIQEQSLDIHYNETSDVLDYLADPSVFEYREGYVDIPDGPGLGIEVDEAHVREQAGDVDWHNPVWRHDDGSVAEW, from the coding sequence ATGCATATTACAGACTACGAACTATTCGAAGTACCGCCGCGGTGGCTGTTTCTGAAGGTGACGACGAGCGACGGCACCGTCGGCTGGGGTGAGCCGGTCGTCGAAGGCCGCGCGAAGACTGTCAAGGCGGCGGTCGAAGAGTTGATCGATACCTACCTGCTCGGCAAGGATCCCTCACGGATCGAAGATCATTGGCAGACAATGTACCGCGGTGGCTTCTATCGGGGCGGTCCGATCCTGATGAGCGCGATCGCCGGCATCGACCAGGCGCTCTGGGATATCAAAGGCAAAACCCTCGGTGCGCCGGTGTACGAACTGCTCGGCGGGGCGGCACGCGACCGCCTGCGCGTCTATCAGTGGGTCGGCGGCGACGAACCATCGGACGTCGCCGCACAGGCTCGAGAGAAGGTCGACGCCGGCTTCACGGCGCTTAAGATGAACGGCACGCCCGCAATCGAACGACTCGACAACCCGGCCGCAGTCGACGCCGCAGCCACACGAATGCGCGAGGTTCGTGAGGCCGTTGGCCCTGACGTCGATGTCGGCGTCGACTTCCACGGGCGCGTCTCGAAACCGATGGCCAAACGACTGGTCGCCGCACTCGAGCCGTACGAGCCATTTTTCATCGAAGAGCCAGTGCTTTCGGAGCAGCTGGACGACCTCGAAGAGATCGCCCAACACACGACGACGCCTATCGCAACGGGCGAACGTATGTACTCACGCTGGGATTTCAAATCGATCCTCGAAGACGGCCACGTCGACCTGATTCAGCCGGATCTCTCACACGCGGGCGGAATTACGGAAGTGAACAAGATCGCGGCGATGGCCGAAGCCTACGACGTGGCGATGGCCCCGCACTGTCCGTTGGGTCCGATCGCGCTCGCCTCGTGTATTCAGGTCGACGCCTGCTCACCCAATGCAATCATTCAGGAACAGAGTCTCGACATCCACTACAACGAGACGAGCGACGTCCTCGATTACCTCGCTGACCCGTCGGTGTTCGAGTACCGTGAGGGATACGTCGACATTCCCGACGGACCGGGACTGGGGATCGAAGTGGACGAGGCACACGTTCGCGAACAAGCCGGCGATGTCGACTGGCACAACCCCGTCTGGCGACACGACGACGGGAGCGTCGCGGAATGGTAA